The region AACTGGATGATTATTAGACAATTAAGTAGATTAAACAATAACATAGAAAAATTAAATAACAAACAAGAAATTTAATTAAGACACTCAACAGGTGTCTTTTTTCATGTAATAAATTAAGGCAGGTGGTGGTATGGATGTAAAACTAATAACAAAACAAAAACTATTTTGTGATGAATATTTAATAGATCTTAATGCAACAAGAGCATATAAGGCAGCAGGGTACAGTATTAAAAGTGATAATGCTGCAGCAGTAGAAGGGCATAAACTACTAAGAAACCCTAAGATTGATTTATACTTAAAACAACGAATGGAAGATAGAGAAAAAAGAACAGAGATAACCCAAGACATGGTATTAAAGGAACTTGCTAAGATCGGGTTTGCAAATGCTACGGATTTTGCAAGAGTAGTAGAAAAATCTTACATGAAACCTATATTGGATGCCGAAGGCAATAAGACTGGAGAAGAAGAGGCATTTTATAAAACAGTTGAAATATTTGCAACAAAGGAAATTTCACAGGATAAGCTTGGTGCTATAGCAAGTATTAAGCAAGGTCCTAATGGAATAGAAGTGAAACCGAATGATAAGGTTAAAGCCTTAGAACTTATAGGAAGGCATCTAGGCATGTTTACGGATAAGGTAGATGTCAAAGTTGAAAAATCGGAAAAGTTAGCTGACATAATAGATCAACTTGGTGGTGAAGGCCTTGACGAAGAAGAGTAACTTTCCTTTATCACAAAAATATATAAATTTTATCAATACCACAAAGAATGTGGATGCTGACTTCCTAGAAGGTACAACAGCCAGTGGAAAAACTACAGTTGGTGCTGGTGTTAAGTTTATGAATATGGTAAGTAGGAGCAAGAAGAAACTACACATTATAGCTTCAAAGACTACCGGGACAGCAGAGAAGAATATTATTCAACAAGATAATGGCATACTAGATATACATAAGGGAAATGCAAAATACTATGGTAATGGGGATAAGGATTACAAAATACCTCATATAAAATTTGAAGATAAAATAGTATTTGTTTTAGGGTATGATAATCGTGATAAGTGGGAGTTAGTTCTAGGTTCTCAATTCGGGTGCGTCTACATAGATGAGATTAATACAGCCAACATAGATTTTGTAAGGGAGATATCAACAAGAAATGATTACTTAATGGCTACCTTAAACCCTGATGATCCTAATTTGCCAGTATATAAAGAGTTTATTAATAGATCCAGGCCGTATAAGAAATATGCCAAAGATGTTCCGATTGAAATAATGCAAGAATTAAATGAGGAGCCAGTACCTAAATGGAGGTATTGGTTTTTTACTTTTAACGATAATCTTAGCTTATCGAAAGAAGATATAGAGAAGAAGAAAAGATCAGCACCTAAAGGCACTAAGCTATATAAGAATAAAATACAAGGGCTTAGAGGTAGGGCAACAGGATTAATCTTCTCTAACTTTACCAGAAAGAACAATGTGATTACTCTGGCCACACTTAAAAAATGGATGGAGGATAAGAAGGACCCTCTAAAGTTTATTCACTTCTCGTGTGGAGTAGATACAGCTTATTCTTCTGAAAGTCCTGATACTATATCTTTTATATATCAAGGGATAACAAACAAGGGTCAATTAATAATCCTTGATGAAGAAGTATATAACAATACTGACTTAGAGAACCCATTAGCGCCTAGTGATACAGTAAATAGGCTAATAGCTTTCCTAGATAGGAATAAGGATAAATGGAGATTTGCTAGAGATGTATTTATAGATTCAGCCGACCAAGCAACTATTACAGAATTAAATAAGTATAAAAGGCAACATGGAAGTATATATAATTTCCTTAATGCTTATAAGAAGGTAAAGGTAATAGATAGGATACACTTACAATTAGGATGGTTAAATACAACAGAAACTAAGAAGGCTGATTATTTAGTATTAGACCACTGTGTTAATCATATAAGAGAATTGGAGTCTTATAGCTGGAAAGAAGATAAGTATGAGCCAGAGGACAAGAACGACCATACGATTAATGCCAGCCAATATGGATTTATTCCATTTAGAAATAAGATAGGAGTAGGGGGTTAATTATGGGTGTAAGAGAGGTGATAAAAAACATGGTAATGAAAATGTTAAATGTAGTGCCAGCAACAGATAATTCTATTTCAATCAAAGAACCTTTATCACATGCAGGAACAGTATTAAGAAATAGAATTTGGTATAGAGGAGATCCATCAGAGTTAGACCAATTCTTTAAACAGACAGCCCAAGATGATGTAGGGAAATCTCGGTTTTGGGCAGCAGTACCTTCGGCAGACTCTAGTATAAGAAAGTTTCATAGTGGATTACCTGGGGAAATAGTTGATAAGTTAGCCGATATTGTAATAGCTGATTTAGATAATATTGAATTATCAGAACAGGACTTATGGAATGAAATAGCACTAGATAATAAATTTAATGATGGATTATTAGGGGATGCAATCAAAGATGCTTTAATTTGTGGAGACGGTGCATTTAAGCTGAGTATAGATGAAGAAATATCTAAGTATCCTTTGATAGAATTTTATAGCGGTTCTGATGTAAGCTACACATACAAGAGGGGTAGACTACAAGATGTAATATTCTATGCCTACTATCCGCATGAAAAAGAAACATATAAGCTAGAAGAAATCTATGGAAAAGGATTTATAGATTATAAGCTATATGATAAGCATAATAAAGAAGTTCCACTGTCTAAAGTGCCAGAGATAGCTAACTTATCTAAGGTTACTTTTGCAGGAAACTTTATTATGGCAGTACCTATGAAATTCTTTAAATCTGCTAAGTTTAATAATAGAGGTAATTCAATCTTTGAAAGAAAATCAGATAACTTTGATGCACTAGATGAAGTTATAAGTCAATGGATAGATGCCATAAGAGCTGGAAGGGTAAAGAATTATATTC is a window of Alkaliphilus flagellatus DNA encoding:
- a CDS encoding terminase, which translates into the protein MTKKSNFPLSQKYINFINTTKNVDADFLEGTTASGKTTVGAGVKFMNMVSRSKKKLHIIASKTTGTAEKNIIQQDNGILDIHKGNAKYYGNGDKDYKIPHIKFEDKIVFVLGYDNRDKWELVLGSQFGCVYIDEINTANIDFVREISTRNDYLMATLNPDDPNLPVYKEFINRSRPYKKYAKDVPIEIMQELNEEPVPKWRYWFFTFNDNLSLSKEDIEKKKRSAPKGTKLYKNKIQGLRGRATGLIFSNFTRKNNVITLATLKKWMEDKKDPLKFIHFSCGVDTAYSSESPDTISFIYQGITNKGQLIILDEEVYNNTDLENPLAPSDTVNRLIAFLDRNKDKWRFARDVFIDSADQATITELNKYKRQHGSIYNFLNAYKKVKVIDRIHLQLGWLNTTETKKADYLVLDHCVNHIRELESYSWKEDKYEPEDKNDHTINASQYGFIPFRNKIGVGG
- a CDS encoding terminase small subunit — protein: MDVKLITKQKLFCDEYLIDLNATRAYKAAGYSIKSDNAAAVEGHKLLRNPKIDLYLKQRMEDREKRTEITQDMVLKELAKIGFANATDFARVVEKSYMKPILDAEGNKTGEEEAFYKTVEIFATKEISQDKLGAIASIKQGPNGIEVKPNDKVKALELIGRHLGMFTDKVDVKVEKSEKLADIIDQLGGEGLDEEE
- a CDS encoding capsid protein, whose translation is MGVREVIKNMVMKMLNVVPATDNSISIKEPLSHAGTVLRNRIWYRGDPSELDQFFKQTAQDDVGKSRFWAAVPSADSSIRKFHSGLPGEIVDKLADIVIADLDNIELSEQDLWNEIALDNKFNDGLLGDAIKDALICGDGAFKLSIDEEISKYPLIEFYSGSDVSYTYKRGRLQDVIFYAYYPHEKETYKLEEIYGKGFIDYKLYDKHNKEVPLSKVPEIANLSKVTFAGNFIMAVPMKFFKSAKFNNRGNSIFERKSDNFDALDEVISQWIDAIRAGRVKNYIPEDLVPKHPETGHAMRPNPFDNQFIKIGSSMKEDSKDQIDQVQANINYEAFVESYANTLDMCLQEIISPSTLGIDLKKTDNAEAQREKEKTTLYTRSKIIDVLTEIIPLLVNVTLKVVDNMKNRNPNDYKVSVSFGEYASPDFGSVVEVVGKAKSYGIMSIEKAVDELYGDTLTDEEKALEVKRIRQGDYVVEEPATNIDGLDDEVIEDEE